The Larimichthys crocea isolate SSNF chromosome I, L_crocea_2.0, whole genome shotgun sequence genomic interval TCCTCTGAGGCGCCTCAAAGGCCGGAGGAGACTTCGGAGGACAGCGGCTCCTTCTCAGTCCGGCGCTCCCGACGTCTGGCCTCCTTCCCCAGCCGCTTCGCCAAACGTCTGCGGCCTGCACGAGCGAGGGACAGCGAGTGGAACGACAGGGACGTGAAGGAGGAGGGACGAGCGGGGGTCAAGCTCCTGCCCACCCAAGCGGGAGGGGGAACCACGACGGAGACGCAGCCAGAGCAGCTAACGGCGGGGGACGGCAGTGCCGGTACAATGGAGCCGACCAAACCCTGCTGCCACAACGGTGAGATGAATAGGAAACTCATCAGATCAGGTTTTATTGGAATGGCTCGCTTATAAATTATTCCagtttggtttcattttctgaacttacccccaaaataatgacaaatgtGAATCATGTAGGATTTACTGACTGTCcttggagacacacacacataagcaacATTAGATTTAAACAAAACCCTGACTTCCAGAccagagctggaaaaaaaaaatgtgactgcTGATTACACTGATTATTAAGATCTGAGTCACACACGAGGTGAGAAAATCCCAGTTGAGACACTCGGTTGCAGTGTGAATGTAGcccaggacacaaacacaacacacactttcacactcGTGCATGGTTGTGACTGTTGGCTTTTGATTCTGATTGCAGAAAAGCGAGCCtgcctctgtctgcctctcaacCCCAAGTCCACAGGGTGAGTATctctatatactatatatatacatatatgtaagCACCTGCTATATTTCATCATGCAGTAGCAGCTTGGTAAAAGTACCCTTTAATTTTTCATGCAGTATCCAGCCTGCAGTAGCAACGTACTTAAAGTTTGCATCATTTTTTGAATGTTGCTCTTTGATTCTGTCGCTCTTACAGCACTCTGTTCTTTATAATGCtacagtttgattaaaaaatacagCTGCTACCTCATAAACTATCTTGCAAGCTAGAAAGACTCCAACAGTGTAGGTTTAGTCAGACAATTTAAAGGCTACATGCGTGATTTCTAACCAAACAATCCCAAATTGCTCATTAAAGCATTAACGACTCATCTAATAACCTTGACTGTGAACAAACGGTGACTCTAGCTGGAGTGCCGGTGTCCTAATTTCCTAAAATCACACTCTGCTTGttctttattttgctttaaccccccctaacaaaaaaaaaaaaaaaaaaaaaaagctgcagtagCCTCCGCAGAGGTAACCCTAGATGCCTCCTGGGAAATGCTGCAATGGCAAACATCTGCTTTCATTAGAATGAAATGTTAGACTTTCACCTTAATCTAAACTGCTTCCTAAAATTCACAGTGCTAAATATTTGTCTTCTGCAACCCATGGCAGACGGTCACGAATATCAAATAGCAGCGGCTTGTTAGTAAATGACCCCAGCAGAGgtttgttttctaaaatatttcatttgagcTCACTGCTGGGTCTGATAAAAGTAGTTAAGTATATTTTTAATAgcaattaatgttttttaaaaggactCCAGATATGCATAATATCTTTAACAGTACTCAGTAGTTGAATGTTCGACATCATGGGACAGATTTCACGAAGGAGCAGAGGGTTGTTTCAGTTAAACTAATCTAATGCCTGTGAACATGCAAATTACTGCGTTAATCACCTCTGCTGCAATTTTTTCCAATTCAGCACTAATTGATTTGATCCTATTTGGATATTTGCTTCACTCTCAGTAACAGAATCTAATGCTCCGCAGTCTGGCAGCAGTCCATGGTTAATAAATTGTCGCTTCAAAGTATTTGGGGTGGGGATTTGTAGCTGGCAGGGTGGAAGGTTAGACCACTGAGTGGCACGTAACACAAGCACGGCATGATTTGAGAGGAGCTGAAAGAGGAGTAAGAACATTTTATGCATAAGCATGGTTTGCAGTCATAATATCATAAGACTGTATAATATTTTGGGCTTGTGATGATAAACCAGGCCCAAATTCTGCGATTTTCTTCCAAGATCCCTAATGAATCAGGACCCCTGGCTTACTCTGATGTTAATCTGTGCCAGACAAAGTGCCCTGACTGCTCGTACTTTTCTAAATTAACCTCCCCACCCATCCAGCCTCAAACCCTGGAACTTCTCCAGCTACAACCAGTCACAAagctgaatgtttgttttattttttcctgtacAAACCTTTGGCATCCGTCCATCTTCTAAATGAATATGTCTTCTGAAGCgctcaccaaaaaaaacaaaaagtcgtGTACTCTGTAaaagttgttatttttatatttctctccTGTTTCGCTGTGGAGGGTAAGTAATATCCCGCCTGAAGCCAATCCACTCGGCACCGCTCCTGCCTTTCATGGCAActggagaaacagaaacagacagccAGAAAtagaaagcagaagaagaataGGGGAGAGGACAGCGGAGTACATATGGTTGTTGTGATAAGCGCCGAGAAATGCCAGTACCATTTACAGGGAGAGGCATAATTCAAATTCAGCAGACATCAGCTGAAACTGTGCcgtttttattttggtaaaagaGAGCACAGAGCCTTTTTAAGACTGTTATTGGATTCCTCTTgtctttaatgtgaaaaatacaaCGGATTCCAACATGACACACGATCcctctttgttgtttcttcacCATCAGAGAGTCCCAGTTCAGCACCAAGCCTTTTGAGCAGACGCTCAGTGTGGATCTCTGTGGAACGGCAGGTAAACACATTTCAggttttttcatttgtttgctcGGACATGTATTAATATCAACGGGTTACAGCTCCGAGTATTTAGCcataaatcttgtttttgtttgggaTTAGGAGTAACAGGAAGAGCTGTCAGAGACTTCTCCTTAAGCTGAAActgtcattttgaaaaatatgtttattcttgCCGACAGTTAAAGGTTCACTGTGTAACTTTGAGGGTGATCTATTAgcataatataacatattataacatgcataacaatgttttcagtgcctttttaaaaacaataagtcattatttttgttattacctagaattagccttttatatctacatatggAGCAGGTCCTCTTACAAGAAAAGCGAAGGGAGCAGCAATCTTTGCATCAAAGAAGCAAAAACATGGAGAAACAagagattatttttattgttatatcACCAATCTTAGCTTTTATTGGCATgcaaaacaagtaacagtgacaTTCGAATATCACCTACAGTTCCACAGAATATTTAAGAAACCTCAATAGCCTCAACAGTCCACCTTGCACATGaaggccaccgtagtttctcctacaaACTTTGGGGAAAGTTGATTCTGCaatctcaccactagatgcctctaaattttacacactgtacctttaaaccAATCTCctgtctgtatgctaaatatgaagatGGAGCCAACAGCTGATTAGTGTAGCTTTAAGAATGAGGACAGGGGAAATGGCACCTTTACATCTAATGTAAATGTCACACTCTGGTTACACAGGGAATTGGATTCCTGTTGACTTTTCTTGTTGGTGCTCATGTCGgcatctcttctctccctcctcaggtCTCACCCCTCCCACCACCCCGCCTCACAAACCAGTGGAGGACGAGCTCTTCAAACCTGCCGAGGGAGGAAAGGGGAGCGAGGTCACAGGTGGTGGCAGCAGCGACTCTGTCCACCCGGCTTCCAACACCAACGTTTCCATGAAGGGCTCGTCCTGGCTGAGCCGCCCCCATCACCAGCGGAAGCTCCCAGAGCAGACGGAGCTGTACGCCCAGCTGCGGCGCATGGGCCAGGCCGGTGACAGCGACACCCACCGCACCTTTGGTGACCACGACTACTGTGCGCTGAGCCTCGGGGAGAGCCGCAAGCGTAGCGCTGCCATGCTTGGTGCCATGTTACAGGCGCAAGGAGGGAGCGATGGAGCACCCAAAGCAGCCGATGATCAGGTATGGGATGGAAAGGGCAAGGAGAACGGGGAGCGGCTGCTGGTGTCAGAGGTGGAGGAACCGCTCGAGAAGCAATCGGTGACGGTGGTGATATCGTCAGCGCCGCCACCAGACTGCCAGCTGGCAGGCGCCACACCTCCGGCTTCGGAAGAAGAGGCGGAGCGCTCGTCTGCGTCTCGCTCACCCTCGCCCATCCCCCACATGTGTCCCGACTCCCCCGCCAGCAAGACAGACTCCAGGTGAGGCAGAAGAACTGAGTgcagggagggaagggaaggcGGGATGTGGAGATGTGGGTCAAGACAATTAGATTAACAGTGAAATGCAGACGGTTCAGACGGGGACAGAGCGAAGCAAGAACGTGGCCGAGGGAAGGAGCCAATAAAAGTGGGGCACAGTATGACAACTGCATTGTTGAAGGGCATTTTAGACATTCATGCACAATCCAAGAGCGACACTTTGATGTAGTTTTCTCGGCATACTGTTCAACGTACAGTAAACCAACTGCTCCACAACACAGCCTCTTTGCATAGCACTAAAACTGTGACTGATTCTTTCACTGAAATCACTTAAATATTGGAGACATTTCTCACAACctaggcaaggcaagtttatttgtatagcacaattcgtacacaaggcaattcatagtgctttacagaggcaaggaaaaacatttgacattaagacaagcaatagagataaaaaattaaaaagagaagtaaatttaattaaaaacatcagaatgttagaaaatcattaaaacagcaaatttgaaaacaatttaaaacattaaacgaatcactggattatgacCTAAACATCTTTCAAACATTCTGACACTAAAATGGCATcaacacacaaatcaaacttATCTTAACTTATTAACACCTAGATGTGTAACAAAGTTTCTAGGTTATATTAAAGCTTATCGATAACGTCACGCGACGCACAACCCAATCTACGTTCAATCCTCCAAACAAGATATATCCAAGCAAGGTGAAGGGATAAGGGGGACAGGAAGTGAATACCATTTCAAACCAATGGCATATCGTTTGTAACAGAACAAATTCAGTTATGCTCATGCACTAACTCCATCCCGATCAGTATTCATGGACCATTCTATAAACAACTCATGTCTGACTTAGAATAAGGTCAACACTCATTTCTTTGTGGTCATAGTTTGACTCGACTGTCTCACACAGAATAAGGTCAGCGGTGACAGAGACAgtggacagtgacagagagaaaaaagggtgtgaatgtgagagatGATGAAGAACAGAGCAGTGCCGTACTGCAGTCAGTGGGAGGaagtctctttcttttttgccGCAGCTCACCTGTTTCCTCGTGTTTGACATTTCGGTTTCACCTTGTGTCCGTCCTTATCTAACTAtatcctctccctctttctcatcCTCTTGCAGTGAGAACTCAGAGATCTGTCCCGACGACAAGCAGAGGAACAAAGCCAAGTCTGACGAGGTACAGAGAACATTCCCCCGCCTGTCTTCTGCATACTGCAATCCTGCTGAATCAAAGAGACtcaaatcaaaaaagaaaactccacCTTAGTATCCCCTGAGCTCACCAGTCGCCCAGATTATAAAATACACCTTTAAACCAAATGCCCCACAACATCCAAAGATTTTGGTAACCACATAATGAATCTTGAGATGCATACTGCAGCTGCAGGACCAGAATAATACACTGCATGTAAATGAACACGGGGTCTGAATTGTTTCGCCTCAGGATGCCACCCTACACTCGCAGCCTTCCTTGCTTCAGTTCCCACGTCTATCTGTATTCTGTATTGTCCTTTGTCCtgactgttgccatggtttccCTGTTGCCAGGACAACTGCCAGGTGTTTTACATCCACAACCTGCCAACCAGCGTGACCCAGAACATGCTGAGGAAACGCTTCCAGGTTTTCGGCAAAGCAGAGGACTGCAAAGTCATCATCTGCAACGAGTAAGTGTCCTGATTCGGATTCCTTGATCTGAGGAAAGGTGATACTTCTTTGAAACTTTTTTCAGGTCTGACCATCCAAGACTAATGTGTATGTAATTTGCACTGACTTTATAATCAGATGGAAGTAttgttgtcagaaaaaaaacagttgcaaTGTCATTAATTCATTCTAGATTAAGACATTGGTGCTTGAGAAGTTACCAGGTTCAGTAAATGAATCTAATTAGCAAGTCATCAGAAAACGTCTGTCTCAATTCCCTTGTAGTAATCGGGCAACCTGTGGGAAATCGTGTTGAGGTGcgataaacacaacaaaagataATGAGAAACTAAGAAGGCGGTATTTGTTGGTGGACTAATTCAAAAAAACATTGGccacaaactttttaaaaagtcttcaGCAGGACTTTCTATTCTATATATTTCGCCTGAACAGTGGTAGGACTGCAAACTAAAACTGTAATGACTGCTGCAGCAGTTTGAGCCTCTGGTGTTCCTCTCTTCGTTCTAATGACTCATCATTTTATGTAACCATTTTCAGTTCTGTGCCTAACCTTATACTGAACTGTAGAGAACCAATGAGACACAGCAAGAACAGCGGTTTCGGGATCAAGCATTTTCTCGTATTTGTGTAGGTGACTCCAGGTGCTCCGACGCTCTACCCTTGACCAATGCACTGACCTCAGGACTGGTGTTGTTCTCTGGGCTTTGCACTGTTGGTGGCCACTGTTCCTAAATAGTAAAATACAGAGGACAAATTTCCCCATGGGGATTAATtaaatatgactttaaaaagTTGAACTCGATAAGGgtgccctctttttttttttgttgcagacGAACCCAAACATTAGTCATTTGACTTACTTTGGATACCTGAAATATGCAGTCCAAGGACACATCAGATCTGTAACAAAGTAGATTGGGTTACATTGACCATTTGAGTCAACAAGCACATTTAATGATATGATGCTGACTGATTCAGCATTCTCATGATGCCAGTAAGTACCTTCTTCATTTCCTCAAAAGCAAACTGTCATTACCTTAAtgcgtctgtctctctgcctgtctggtTGTAGGGAGCGCTGTGGGGTGATAAAGATTCGCCAGCCAGGGGTTCAAAGACACTGGAGAGAACGGGAGACCGTTTTCCAGAATGGACCTGCAGGCCTCAGGAGGCTAACGAGAAAACGCTACATAGATCTTGGTAAGGAACACGCACAGAAAGTTAAATAAATTGCACAAATACCGAAGTGCACCAGGGAACTTCACCCTCACAACCTAACTTGCACCTTCACTTTAAAGTTTAGTgaagaaaactttatttttggtACAGTAGAAGCAATTTGGCAACTTACGAAATTGGTCGTGCTGGAAGTTTGGTTTTTGCCAGTCTGGGAACCGGACAAAGTTTTATTGCTCCAGCAAATTGTTCTGGCCGTCCTTCCAAAACTTTCCACCTGTCCTGGATTTGATTGGGCCGTTAATGTGGAACTCTTTCTGTTGAATCCACTATCGCGCCAGTATTTAATGAACTGGAAGGTATATTTTCTctaaaagaagaacaaacaacTTCACTTAAACCGATTTGCAGGAGTTTAATTTACCAACTATGCTTTGTCCCAAGTTTTTTTGCTGCTCTGACTGGCTGTAGGTCTGTCCAATAGCACTTTCCAGACTAATTGACATGTGTGAATTGGGCAGGCTATGGTTTTCCTATAGCTATTAGTAGCTATTTTTGTTTGTGAGATTTTAACACCTAAATTGTCCAACTCCGAACAAAAGCATGCAAGTTCACTGCGTTGCCTTACAAGGTTGAAGAAGCACACTATTCatctaaaatgatttttctagAAGAACTATGGATTTCACTTGTTGCATTTGAAAATGacctttttcctctgtctcagATGAGGCAGGTCCGGGCCCCGTCAAGAGCAAGTACGATGCACTGGACTTTGACACTCTGCTGAAGGAGGCCCAGAAGTCCCTGCACCGCTGACAGCACAGCAGCCCTGACTGGCCGGCCTTAGAAAACTGCAGCAACACCCCTCCGACTACACGGCTCTGCCCTCAGACGGGCCTCTCAGTACCTCCATGCAAGGCAACCTCgcaaaatgtttacatttttaccGTTGGAATAAAGTAACGATAAGgaccttgttgttttttaagtttctttCACCGGAGGATACTGCTTAAAAATGAGGAAGCCACTGGGAGTTCAGAGGAGTTCACAGACAATGGAGTTTCAACAGCAATGGTACAACAACCACAAACGATAATGATACACTTCCCTTCTctgaacaacaataacaaagctGTCTGTTTTGGTGACATCATCGCCCCGTCTTGGAAGAGCGGGCATGAGAGACCTCTGTAGCAAAAATCCTTGCTATTCCTGCGTTGCGTTGGTcgtcgtggtgtgtgtgtttctgcgtgtgcgtgttctttgttttgtaaaaaaaaaaagagaaaaacctcCTTTTTCCAGTCACAGGTGGTGAACCTGCAAGCTACGTTCGCCATGAAGTTGTGCGGTTGTataaccagaaaaaaaacacaaaaaaaaccctgctttGTTTTAGCGAAAAATTGTGGATGttataaattttaaaaatctattgTGTGTGCGTTATGGACaaagaatatataaaaaaaaaaacatttattgtaaTCATTTGATGACTGATAAAGTTTACAAATctaaaatgaagaagaaaaaaatcatgtttttttcttttttgtaattGTAGTGCTTCCTTGATTTGATCTATGCACTGTAAGGAGGCAAATGTCTCCGCTGTCCTCCACTTTCCCCCTTTTGACTAATCTCCAACTCTGCCATGCTGATT includes:
- the ppargc1b gene encoding peroxisome proliferator-activated receptor gamma coactivator 1-beta; protein product: MADCAPLLDEELSSFVFNYLTENSGSQYGEEEVCSDRLDTDFPDIDLSQLDTSDFDSVNCLSELQWCNDQSADASPASIHYSTADELFEIEEENAALLAALTDSLDGMVDAEVDGLSVFPTLGEEPDQEEEEDDGLPLTAENFSQSLGARTEDPSPSLLEKLLLTPPNVPTGIDAHKDKVQGQRYSNRSLHLRTVRPLVKSDLPQERKPRAVRPAGRLCTELHRHLTTAQDSEDTPAPDTEEDEEEEEDEDSESEEDEEEEGEEEEEESSSSEVEGAAVAAAVPAEPAKPQFSSEKELHSVVELITYMHTYCLPTRKQQGWERKDRDLQRSRARPEASRLATTNSHSRVVLVATPGTSAGLTGSGNNVPRRLPFARRREMKANSLLRELLQQSSSFDVSKPYRLHSPPYSHSHSPNRGVSAPSAQAKSAPAHSPNSTNPKLELRKDSSSPERRNYSSEAPQRPEETSEDSGSFSVRRSRRLASFPSRFAKRLRPARARDSEWNDRDVKEEGRAGVKLLPTQAGGGTTTETQPEQLTAGDGSAGTMEPTKPCCHNEKRACLCLPLNPKSTGESQFSTKPFEQTLSVDLCGTAGLTPPTTPPHKPVEDELFKPAEGGKGSEVTGGGSSDSVHPASNTNVSMKGSSWLSRPHHQRKLPEQTELYAQLRRMGQAGDSDTHRTFGDHDYCALSLGESRKRSAAMLGAMLQAQGGSDGAPKAADDQVWDGKGKENGERLLVSEVEEPLEKQSVTVVISSAPPPDCQLAGATPPASEEEAERSSASRSPSPIPHMCPDSPASKTDSSENSEICPDDKQRNKAKSDEDNCQVFYIHNLPTSVTQNMLRKRFQVFGKAEDCKVIICNEERCGVIKIRQPGVQRHWRERETVFQNGPAGLRRLTRKRYIDLDEAGPGPVKSKYDALDFDTLLKEAQKSLHR